The following proteins are co-located in the Raphanus sativus cultivar WK10039 unplaced genomic scaffold, ASM80110v3 Scaffold0271, whole genome shotgun sequence genome:
- the LOC108846264 gene encoding auxin-responsive protein SAUR21 codes for MALFRGLSSAKRIIGLSVGATSKRTVSAPKGFLAVYVGEDQVQKKRYLVPVSYLSQPSFQALLSKSEEEFGYDHPMGGLTIPCPEDTFINVTSRLQ; via the coding sequence ATGGCTTTGTTCAGAGGTCTCTCGAGTGCAAAGCGGATAATCGGCCTTTCTGTAGGGGCTACAAGCAAAAGGACAGTTTCAGCACCAAAGGGGTTTCTTGCGGTGTACGTTGGTGAAGACCAAGTCCAGAAGAAGAGATATCTTGTGCCAGTCTCATACCTGAGCCAGCCTTCTTTTCAAGCTCTTCTAAGTAAATCTGAGGAAGAGTTTGGATATGATCATCCAATGGGTGGATTAACAATCCCTTGTCCTGAAGACACCTTCATCAACGTGACTTCTCGGCTTCAATGA
- the LOC108845587 gene encoding auxin-responsive protein SAUR21: PESFYTYSGAAIFFQSLQKKIALIRNLLGAKKILGAATSKRATSAAPKGFLAVYVGESRKKRYVVPISYLSQPSFQALLSKSEEEFGFDHPMGGLIIPCPEHTFVNVISQL, translated from the coding sequence CCTGAATCTTTTTATACATATTCAGGAGCCGCAATATTTTTTCAAAGTTTACAAAAGAAGATAGCTTTGATAAGAAATCTATTGGGTGCAAAGAAGATTCTTGGAGCCGCAACAAGCAAAAGAGCAACCTCAGCGGCGCCAAAAGGGTTTCTTGCGGTGTACGTAGGAGAGAGTCGGAAGAAGAGATATGTGGTGCCAATCTCATACTTGAGCCAGCCTTCTTTTCAAGCTCTTTTGAGCAAATCTGAAGAAGAGTTTGGGTTTGATCATCCAATGGGTGGCTTAATAATCCCTTGTCCTGAACATACTTTCGTCAACGTGATTTCTCAGCTTTAA
- the LOC130501730 gene encoding auxin-responsive protein SAUR21-like — MALMRSLLGAKKILGTATSKWATSAAPKGFLAVYVGESQKKRYLVPVSYLSQPSFQALLRKSEEEFGYDHPMGGLTIPCPEDTFINVTSQLQ; from the coding sequence atggctTTGATGAGAAGTCTATTGGGTGCAAAGAAGATTCTTGGAACCGCAACCAGCAAATGGGCAACCTCGGCTGCACCAAAAGGATTTCTTGCGGTGTACGTAGGAGAGAGCCAGAAAAAGAGATATTTGGTACCAGTCTCATACTTGAGCCAACCTTCTTTTCAAGCTCTTCTAAGAAAATCTGAAGAAGAGTTTGGATATGATCATCCAATGGGCGGCTTAACGATTCCTTGTCCTGAAGATACATTCATCAATGTGACGTCTCAGCTTCAATGA